In Paracoccus jeotgali, the following are encoded in one genomic region:
- a CDS encoding DUF2235 domain-containing protein yields the protein MNRPPVTHVVLLDGTFASLMEGRNSNVGRIYRLLRPLRGASLRVRYSAGQQFEAWGSLPGIAMGHGIGARMRDAYGWLASNWRPGDPIFLLGYSRGAFVARSLAAMIGQIGLLRAEDATERNIRSVWRLYRDQGPPEQREALCARLCHREVEIDMVGVFDTVMALGVRLPVLWMMTEPRFRFHDQHLGQNVVLGAQALALDETRAAFQPILWDSTERPPGSITQTWFRGCHADIGGQLSGFAAARPLANIPLVWMLEQAENAGLPLPESWRVGLDCDVNAPSVGNWRGWGKAFLARSPRVAGIDPSERLHDSVPRPYDGTAILTGALKPPVTKHGTRLQARRRDRQIRRAGRLLR from the coding sequence ATGAACCGCCCGCCCGTGACCCATGTCGTGCTGCTCGACGGCACCTTCGCCTCGCTGATGGAGGGGCGGAATTCCAATGTCGGGCGCATCTATCGGCTGCTGCGGCCCCTGCGCGGGGCAAGCCTGCGGGTCAGATACTCGGCCGGGCAGCAGTTCGAGGCATGGGGCAGCCTGCCCGGCATCGCCATGGGCCACGGCATCGGGGCGCGGATGCGCGATGCCTATGGCTGGCTGGCCTCGAACTGGCGGCCGGGCGATCCGATCTTTCTGCTGGGCTATTCGCGCGGGGCCTTTGTCGCGCGCTCGCTGGCGGCGATGATCGGCCAGATCGGCCTGCTGCGCGCCGAGGACGCGACCGAGCGTAACATCCGCTCGGTCTGGCGGCTGTATCGCGATCAGGGCCCGCCCGAGCAGCGCGAGGCGCTGTGCGCGCGGCTGTGCCACCGCGAGGTCGAAATCGACATGGTCGGCGTCTTCGATACCGTCATGGCGCTTGGCGTGCGGCTGCCGGTGCTGTGGATGATGACCGAGCCGCGCTTTCGCTTTCACGATCAGCATCTGGGTCAGAATGTCGTGCTGGGCGCGCAGGCGCTGGCGCTGGACGAGACGCGGGCCGCGTTCCAGCCGATCCTGTGGGACAGCACCGAACGGCCGCCCGGCTCGATCACGCAGACATGGTTCCGGGGCTGTCACGCCGATATCGGCGGGCAGTTGAGCGGCTTTGCCGCCGCGCGGCCGCTCGCGAACATCCCGCTGGTGTGGATGCTGGAACAGGCGGAAAACGCCGGTCTGCCGCTGCCCGAGAGCTGGCGCGTGGGGCTGGATTGCGACGTGAACGCGCCCTCGGTCGGGAACTGGCGGGGCTGGGGCAAGGCGTTTCTGGCCCGCTCGCCCCGGGTGGCCGGGATCGACCCCAGCGAGCGGCTGCATGACAGCGTCCCGCGCCCCTATGACGGCACCGCGATCCTGACCGGCGCGCTGAAACCACCGGTCACCAAACACGGCACCCGCCTGCAAGCCCGCCGCCGCGACCGCCAGATCCGCCGGGCGGGGCGGTTGCTGCGGTAG
- a CDS encoding ExbD/TolR family protein, protein MQVQSRARPGRRGRSRRQPMAEINVTPFVDVMLVLLIIFMVAAPLLTVGVPVNLPETAANAVAAEPEEPLTISLPAQGALRLMEDEVDEAALVSRLRELAAGRNSTRIYLRADGAIPYARVVQLMGALNAGGFNDIVLVTDTGGPRMDG, encoded by the coding sequence ATGCAGGTCCAGTCCCGCGCCCGCCCCGGACGCCGCGGCCGCAGCCGCCGGCAACCGATGGCCGAAATCAACGTGACGCCGTTTGTCGACGTGATGCTGGTGCTGCTGATCATCTTCATGGTGGCAGCGCCCCTGCTGACCGTGGGCGTGCCGGTGAACCTGCCCGAAACCGCCGCCAACGCCGTCGCCGCCGAACCCGAAGAGCCGCTGACCATCTCGCTGCCCGCCCAGGGCGCGCTGCGCCTGATGGAGGATGAGGTGGACGAGGCCGCCCTGGTCTCGCGGTTGCGGGAACTGGCGGCGGGGCGCAATTCGACGCGGATCTATCTGCGCGCCGACGGCGCGATCCCCTATGCGCGCGTCGTGCAGTTGATGGGCGCGCTGAATGCCGGCGGGTTCAACGACATCGTGCTGGTCACCGATACCGGCGGGCCACGGATGGACGGCTAG
- a CDS encoding OmpA family protein produces the protein MRLTLILPVLAATLSLAACTPPDDGVVMQAGVRDPYSTAADGGAIYRGDVNRPGNLLPGAQTIAPGTDFAAAGTTVYFNEGQAVLGDEARATLTRQAQWLAQNAGFGAVVEGHADEPGTREFNLALGARRATSVQEYLVSKGVESARIRTVSYGKERPAAICASEASCLARNRRAVTVVVPPAAGV, from the coding sequence ATGCGTCTGACCCTGATCCTGCCCGTTCTTGCCGCGACCCTGTCGCTGGCCGCCTGCACCCCGCCCGATGACGGCGTGGTGATGCAGGCCGGGGTGCGCGATCCCTACAGCACGGCCGCCGATGGCGGCGCGATCTATCGCGGCGACGTGAACCGGCCGGGCAACCTGCTGCCCGGCGCGCAGACCATCGCCCCCGGCACCGATTTCGCGGCGGCCGGGACCACCGTCTATTTCAACGAGGGGCAGGCGGTTCTGGGCGACGAGGCGCGGGCGACGCTGACCCGTCAGGCGCAATGGCTGGCGCAGAACGCAGGCTTTGGCGCCGTGGTCGAGGGCCATGCCGACGAGCCCGGCACCCGAGAGTTCAACCTCGCGCTTGGCGCAAGGCGGGCGACCTCGGTGCAGGAGTATCTGGTGTCGAAAGGGGTCGAGTCCGCCCGCATCCGCACCGTCTCTTATGGCAAGGAACGCCCCGCCGCGATCTGCGCCTCCGAGGCGTCCTGCCTCGCCCGCAACCGCCGCGCGGTGACGGTCGTCGTGCCGCCCGCGGCCGGGGTCTGA
- the tolB gene encoding Tol-Pal system protein TolB (forms dimers; may be involved in cell envelope integrity; interacts with outer membrane proteins and with the C-terminal domain of inner membrane protein TolA) has translation MTRRLASLATIAALLLAAALPPAPAQAQDGPLRIEITQGVQRPMPIALRFEAEAGAQDLRDQITEVIAADLAMTGLFEIAQDGDTPETHFERSIDYIAWKATQVEAVVTGRVVEAEGSVSVAFRLFDVFAGQPLGDGIQFDAPAEGWRRAAHKIADQIYARITGESPYFDSRIAFVGESGPATERVTRIGVMDQDGAGVQWLTEPGELVLSPRFSPDGRTILYTDFATGTAQIMSLDLGRVDSMPLTRDPRAMSFAPRYSPDGKWIAFSRETAGNTDIWIMQVDNPSFAKPLTQGPSIDTAPSWSPDGQHLVFESDRSGSSQLYVMRADGSNPTRISFGGEGAYGEPAWSPRGDRIAFTRQTGTGSIIGIMRPDGSDEQILSGPVAPGLQAPDPLSEALEEATDLPPEAVQQEIPAPEDAAAEDTAWRDAGPSWSPNGRVLIFTRFTDGEDSGRLHSVDITGRNMRPVALNIAASDPAWGPLLP, from the coding sequence ATGACCCGGCGCCTCGCCTCGCTCGCCACCATCGCGGCCCTGCTGCTGGCGGCGGCCCTGCCGCCGGCCCCGGCGCAGGCGCAGGACGGCCCGCTGCGGATCGAGATCACGCAGGGCGTTCAGCGCCCCATGCCTATCGCCCTGCGCTTCGAGGCCGAGGCTGGCGCGCAGGATCTGCGCGACCAGATCACCGAGGTCATCGCCGCCGATCTGGCCATGACCGGCCTTTTCGAGATCGCGCAGGACGGCGACACACCCGAGACCCATTTCGAGCGCAGCATCGACTATATCGCCTGGAAGGCCACGCAGGTCGAGGCGGTGGTGACCGGCCGCGTGGTCGAGGCCGAGGGCAGCGTCTCGGTCGCGTTCCGGCTGTTCGACGTCTTCGCCGGGCAGCCTTTGGGCGACGGCATCCAGTTCGACGCCCCGGCCGAGGGCTGGCGCCGGGCCGCGCACAAGATCGCGGACCAGATCTATGCCCGGATCACCGGCGAAAGCCCCTATTTCGACAGCCGCATCGCCTTTGTCGGCGAAAGCGGCCCGGCCACCGAACGCGTCACCCGCATCGGGGTGATGGATCAGGACGGGGCCGGGGTGCAATGGCTGACCGAACCGGGCGAATTGGTGCTGAGCCCGCGTTTCTCGCCTGACGGGCGGACCATCCTCTACACCGATTTCGCCACCGGCACGGCGCAGATCATGTCGCTGGACCTCGGTCGCGTTGACTCCATGCCACTGACCCGCGACCCCCGCGCGATGAGCTTTGCGCCGCGCTATTCGCCCGACGGCAAATGGATCGCATTCTCGCGCGAGACGGCGGGCAATACCGACATCTGGATCATGCAGGTGGACAATCCCAGCTTCGCCAAGCCGCTGACGCAGGGGCCGTCCATCGACACTGCGCCGTCATGGTCGCCGGACGGGCAGCATCTGGTGTTCGAAAGCGACCGCTCGGGCAGTTCGCAGCTTTACGTCATGCGGGCGGATGGATCGAACCCGACGCGGATCTCGTTCGGGGGCGAGGGCGCCTATGGCGAGCCGGCCTGGTCGCCGCGCGGCGACCGCATCGCCTTTACCCGCCAGACCGGGACCGGCTCGATCATCGGCATCATGCGCCCGGACGGGTCCGACGAACAGATCCTGTCCGGGCCGGTCGCGCCGGGGCTCCAAGCCCCCGACCCGCTGAGCGAGGCGCTTGAAGAGGCGACCGACCTGCCGCCCGAGGCGGTGCAGCAGGAGATCCCCGCGCCCGAGGACGCCGCTGCCGAGGATACCGCATGGCGCGATGCCGGGCCAAGCTGGTCGCCCAACGGACGTGTGTTGATCTTCACACGCTTCACCGATGGAGAGGATAGCGGGCGGCTGCATTCGGTGGACATCACCGGACGAAACATGCGACCTGTGGCGCTGAACATCGCGGCCTCTGACCCTGCCTGGGGGCCGCTTTTGCCCTGA
- the tilS gene encoding tRNA lysidine(34) synthetase TilS has protein sequence MTARPEATDPRHDALTRRAFAALDRLAGDLPGGFGIALSGGGDSVALLHLAHRWAAARGVPLAAASVDHGLRPGSAAEAAMAGAQAQRLGIPHRVLNWSGGEATGNLMGNARKARLALLADWAASQGLAAVATGHTRDDVAETLLMRLSRGAGIDGLARMAERRQDRGVIWLRPLLDLGRDELRDWLRGIGVTWIEDPSNSDPRFHRARLRLAMGQLGLDPAMLALSARHLAAARDALDAGLTGIADSALTRAGSLLLDRDALDALPPEQRRRLLLAGLRFVTGADYPPRRAAVEHALAKLAQNRRATLGGAVLDPAHMLLIHREPAAAARVTAQHPTLDWDRRWRLSGLLPGDVVGPLGPDAHRFDWRAAGLTHLEAQALPAIRRGDDLFAPSLAPAPGLTAAPLRELTDFRRILLGH, from the coding sequence GTGACGGCTAGGCCAGAGGCGACCGACCCACGACACGACGCGCTGACGCGGCGGGCTTTTGCCGCGCTGGACCGGCTGGCGGGCGATCTGCCGGGGGGCTTCGGCATCGCGCTGTCAGGCGGCGGCGATTCCGTCGCGCTGCTGCATCTGGCGCATCGCTGGGCCGCGGCGCGCGGCGTCCCCTTGGCGGCGGCGAGTGTCGATCACGGATTGCGCCCCGGCTCGGCGGCCGAGGCCGCGATGGCGGGCGCACAGGCGCAGCGGCTGGGCATCCCGCATCGGGTGCTGAACTGGTCCGGCGGCGAGGCCACGGGGAATCTGATGGGCAATGCCCGCAAGGCGCGGCTGGCGCTGCTGGCCGATTGGGCGGCCTCGCAGGGCTTGGCGGCGGTTGCCACCGGCCACACCCGCGACGATGTGGCCGAGACGCTGCTGATGCGGCTGTCGCGCGGGGCGGGCATCGACGGGCTGGCGCGGATGGCCGAGCGGCGGCAGGATCGCGGCGTGATCTGGCTGCGGCCGCTGCTGGATCTGGGGCGCGACGAGCTGCGCGACTGGCTGCGCGGCATCGGCGTCACGTGGATCGAGGACCCCAGCAACAGCGACCCGCGCTTTCACCGCGCCCGGCTGCGGCTGGCGATGGGGCAGCTTGGCCTCGACCCCGCGATGCTGGCGCTGTCGGCGCGGCATCTTGCCGCGGCGCGGGATGCGTTGGATGCGGGGCTGACAGGGATTGCCGACAGCGCCCTGACCCGCGCCGGCAGCCTGCTGCTGGACCGTGACGCGCTGGACGCGCTGCCGCCCGAACAGCGCCGCCGGTTGCTGCTGGCGGGGCTGCGCTTTGTCACCGGCGCCGACTATCCCCCGCGCCGGGCGGCGGTGGAACATGCGCTGGCCAAGCTGGCGCAGAACCGCCGGGCGACGCTGGGGGGCGCGGTGCTGGACCCGGCCCACATGCTGCTGATTCACCGCGAACCGGCCGCGGCGGCGCGGGTCACGGCGCAGCACCCGACGCTGGACTGGGACCGGCGCTGGCGGCTGTCGGGATTGTTACCGGGCGATGTGGTCGGCCCGCTGGGGCCCGACGCCCACCGCTTTGACTGGCGCGCGGCGGGGCTGACCCATCTGGAAGCGCAAGCCCTGCCCGCGATCCGGCGCGGCGACGACCTGTTCGCCCCGTCGCTGGCACCCGCGCCCGGCCTGACCGCCGCGCCCCTGCGCGAGCTGACCGATTTCCGCCGAATCCTGCTTGGGCATTGA
- the ybgC gene encoding tol-pal system-associated acyl-CoA thioesterase, producing the protein MHRWPVRVYYEDTDLAGIVYYANYLRFIERARTEWIREVGIDQTRLKEVEGAVFAVRRVEADYLSPARFDDALTVTTAPLRLTPARIELDQQVLRSDRVLFAARVTLACLGPDMRPRRLPAGLAAALSELMRN; encoded by the coding sequence ATGCATCGCTGGCCGGTCCGGGTCTATTACGAGGACACCGATCTGGCCGGGATCGTCTATTACGCCAACTATCTGCGATTTATCGAACGCGCCCGGACCGAGTGGATCCGCGAGGTGGGCATCGACCAGACCCGCCTGAAAGAAGTCGAGGGCGCGGTCTTTGCCGTCCGCCGGGTCGAGGCGGACTACCTGTCCCCGGCGCGTTTCGACGATGCGCTGACCGTGACCACCGCGCCGCTGCGCCTGACCCCGGCCCGGATCGAACTGGATCAGCAGGTGCTCCGCTCTGACCGCGTGCTGTTCGCGGCCCGCGTCACGCTGGCCTGTCTGGGCCCCGACATGCGCCCGCGCCGGCTGCCTGCGGGACTGGCGGCGGCGCTGTCGGAACTCATGCGAAATTGA
- a CDS encoding inositol monophosphatase family protein — MQSANMNVMIKAARKAGRSLIKDFREVENLQVSVKGAGDFVSRADREAERIIKDELRNARPNYGWLGEETGAEDGEDPTRRWIVDPLDGTTNFLHGLPHWAVSIALEHKGEIVAGVIFDAAKDELYTAEKGNGAWMNGQRLRVSGRRQMIEAIFATGIPFGGRSTLPATLRDLGALMPFCAGVRRFGAAALDLAYVAAGRYDGYWERGISTWDVAAGIILVREAGGFVESIRGDGPVQDARNIVCGNTALFSEFAGIIRARD, encoded by the coding sequence ATGCAAAGCGCCAATATGAACGTGATGATCAAGGCCGCCCGCAAGGCCGGGCGCAGCCTGATCAAGGATTTTCGCGAGGTCGAGAACCTGCAGGTCTCGGTCAAGGGCGCGGGCGATTTCGTCAGCCGCGCCGACCGCGAGGCGGAACGCATCATCAAGGACGAGCTTCGCAACGCGCGGCCCAATTACGGCTGGCTGGGCGAAGAAACAGGGGCCGAGGATGGCGAAGACCCGACCCGGCGCTGGATCGTCGATCCGCTGGACGGCACGACGAACTTCCTGCACGGGCTGCCGCATTGGGCGGTCTCGATCGCGCTGGAGCACAAGGGCGAGATCGTGGCGGGGGTCATCTTCGACGCTGCCAAGGACGAGCTTTACACCGCCGAAAAGGGCAATGGCGCCTGGATGAACGGGCAGCGGTTGCGGGTGTCCGGTCGGCGCCAGATGATCGAGGCGATCTTTGCCACCGGCATCCCCTTTGGCGGGCGCAGCACGCTGCCCGCGACGCTGCGCGATCTGGGCGCGCTGATGCCCTTCTGCGCCGGGGTGCGCCGATTCGGGGCGGCGGCGCTCGACCTCGCCTATGTCGCGGCGGGCCGCTATGATGGCTATTGGGAACGCGGGATCAGCACCTGGGATGTGGCGGCGGGGATCATCCTGGTCCGCGAGGCGGGCGGCTTTGTCGAAAGCATCCGCGGCGACGGGCCGGTGCAGGACGCGCGCAACATCGTCTGCGGCAACACGGCGCTGTTTTCGGAATTCGCCGGCATCATCCGGGCGCGCGACTGA
- the tolQ gene encoding protein TolQ: MEQLASAAAQPIDFSLVALFMRASLIVKIVMVLLILASFWSWALIVQKLLKFTAARADAARFDRAFWSGEPLDDLYDRIGATPRGPAERIFAAGMGEWRKSQDEVGAMIPGTQSRIDRSMNVAIGREEARLSRGLSWLASIGSTAPFIGLFGTVWGIKTAFEQIAIAQDTSLAVVAPGIAEALLATALGLLAAIPAVIFYNKFIADADRLGATYENFADEFSTILSRQLNEG, translated from the coding sequence ATGGAACAACTCGCTTCAGCCGCCGCGCAGCCGATCGATTTCTCGCTGGTCGCGCTGTTCATGCGGGCCTCGCTGATCGTCAAGATCGTGATGGTGCTGCTGATCCTCGCCTCTTTCTGGTCCTGGGCGCTGATCGTTCAGAAACTGCTGAAATTCACCGCCGCACGCGCCGATGCCGCGCGTTTCGACCGCGCCTTCTGGTCGGGTGAGCCGCTGGACGATCTGTATGACCGGATCGGCGCCACCCCGCGCGGCCCGGCCGAGCGGATCTTTGCCGCCGGGATGGGCGAATGGCGCAAGTCGCAGGACGAGGTCGGGGCGATGATCCCCGGCACCCAAAGCCGCATCGACCGCTCGATGAACGTGGCCATCGGCCGGGAAGAGGCGCGGCTGTCGCGCGGGCTGTCCTGGCTGGCCTCGATCGGGTCGACCGCGCCGTTCATCGGGCTGTTCGGCACCGTCTGGGGCATCAAGACCGCGTTCGAGCAGATCGCGATCGCGCAGGACACCTCGCTGGCCGTCGTCGCCCCCGGCATTGCCGAGGCGCTGCTGGCCACCGCGTTGGGCCTGCTGGCGGCGATTCCTGCGGTGATCTTCTACAACAAGTTCATCGCCGATGCCGACCGTCTGGGCGCGACCTATGAAAACTTTGCCGACGAATTCTCGACCATCCTGTCGCGCCAGCTGAACGAGGGGTAA
- a CDS encoding LysR family transcriptional regulator: protein MHIELRHLRSVRAIHDQGGLARAAEVLNLTQSALSHQVKALEEQVGVELFVRRARPMRLTAAGKRLLRLAEQVLPLVQAAESELRGVNEGRVGQLHIALECHACFDWLLPVLDRFRHRFPEVDLDIRARLAFDALPALLREEVDLVVSMDPEELPGITFQPLFDYAPTLVTAADHPLAAKGFVQPEDLGRENLIVYPMDRARLDVFSQFLTPAGVEPRAVRQVELTDVTLMLVAAGRGVAVMPDWVLDRHADNPELAFLRLGPQGLRRRAYAALREGDLALPYMQHVLELARDEAIRGARRAGRDPVR, encoded by the coding sequence ATGCATATTGAACTCCGCCATCTGCGCAGCGTCCGCGCCATTCACGATCAGGGCGGGCTGGCCCGCGCCGCCGAGGTGCTGAACCTGACGCAATCGGCGCTGTCGCATCAGGTCAAGGCGCTGGAGGAACAGGTCGGGGTCGAGCTGTTCGTCCGCCGCGCCCGGCCCATGCGCCTGACCGCCGCCGGCAAGCGGCTGCTGCGGCTGGCCGAGCAGGTGCTGCCGCTAGTCCAGGCCGCCGAATCAGAGCTGCGCGGCGTGAATGAGGGCCGGGTCGGCCAGTTGCACATCGCGCTGGAATGTCACGCCTGTTTCGACTGGCTGCTGCCGGTGCTGGACCGCTTTCGCCACCGCTTCCCCGAGGTCGATCTGGACATCCGCGCGCGCCTCGCCTTCGACGCCCTTCCGGCGCTGCTGCGCGAAGAGGTCGATCTGGTCGTCTCGATGGACCCCGAGGAACTGCCCGGCATAACCTTTCAGCCGCTGTTCGATTACGCGCCAACGCTGGTGACGGCGGCCGATCATCCGCTGGCGGCCAAGGGGTTCGTCCAGCCCGAGGATCTGGGTCGCGAAAACCTGATCGTCTATCCGATGGACCGCGCCCGGCTGGACGTCTTCTCGCAATTCCTGACCCCGGCGGGGGTCGAGCCGCGCGCCGTCCGGCAGGTCGAGCTGACCGATGTGACGCTGATGCTGGTCGCCGCCGGGCGCGGTGTCGCGGTGATGCCAGACTGGGTGCTGGACCGCCACGCCGACAATCCCGAACTGGCCTTTCTGCGCCTTGGCCCACAGGGCCTGCGCCGCCGCGCCTATGCCGCCCTGCGTGAGGGCGATCTGGCGCTGCCCTATATGCAGCATGTGCTGGAACTGGCGCGGGACGAGGCGATCCGGGGCGCACGCCGCGCCGGGCGCGATCCGGTGCGGTGA
- a CDS encoding tol-pal system YbgF family protein, which produces MGRGRARRGLSAAVAAALMLAAPLHAQQGAIVLDDAELAQGLGNLDGAEPRAEAAAQPDAATLADMQASLRAVAADLQALRAELLASGAQGFAAAGGDSAIDRMNAMEAQIAALTDRTEQLANRIRQVVADGSNRVGDLEFRLCEMDPNCDLGSLMTAELGGSGNAALPGLPNLTGSSPAPAAEGGVSASTLPPISAPPSGATPPTEEEAREYAEARQAIAAQEWPLAITRLTHLTEAHAGGPLTADALHLLGLAQQGQGQDRAAASSYLMAFSAAPDGPSAPASLLALARLMPALGAAQDACLYLDELTRRFPGTTEAAEAPALSKAASCGTVADSDG; this is translated from the coding sequence ATGGGCCGGGGCAGGGCACGGCGGGGGCTATCGGCCGCGGTCGCGGCCGCGCTGATGCTGGCCGCGCCGCTGCACGCGCAGCAGGGCGCGATCGTGCTGGACGATGCCGAACTGGCGCAGGGTCTGGGCAACCTCGACGGGGCCGAGCCGCGCGCCGAGGCGGCGGCCCAGCCCGATGCCGCGACGCTGGCCGATATGCAGGCCAGCCTGCGCGCCGTAGCCGCCGATCTGCAGGCGCTGCGGGCTGAACTGCTGGCCTCGGGCGCGCAGGGCTTTGCGGCGGCGGGCGGCGACAGCGCCATCGACCGCATGAACGCGATGGAGGCGCAGATCGCCGCGCTGACCGACCGCACCGAGCAACTCGCCAACCGCATCCGGCAGGTGGTGGCCGACGGCAGCAACCGCGTCGGCGATCTGGAATTTCGCCTGTGCGAGATGGACCCGAACTGCGATCTGGGCAGCCTGATGACCGCCGAACTGGGCGGCAGCGGCAATGCAGCGCTGCCCGGTCTGCCCAATCTGACCGGCAGCAGCCCGGCACCCGCGGCCGAGGGCGGCGTCAGCGCCAGCACCCTGCCGCCGATCAGCGCGCCCCCCAGCGGCGCCACCCCGCCGACCGAGGAAGAGGCCCGCGAATATGCCGAGGCGCGGCAGGCCATCGCGGCGCAGGAATGGCCGCTGGCGATCACCCGCCTGACCCACCTGACCGAGGCCCATGCCGGCGGTCCGCTGACGGCGGATGCGCTGCATCTGCTGGGCCTTGCGCAGCAGGGGCAGGGGCAGGATCGGGCGGCGGCCTCGTCCTATCTGATGGCGTTTTCGGCCGCGCCTGACGGGCCGTCGGCGCCGGCCAGCCTGCTGGCGCTGGCGCGGCTGATGCCCGCGCTGGGCGCGGCGCAGGATGCCTGCCTGTATCTTGACGAATTGACGCGCCGCTTCCCCGGCACGACCGAGGCCGCCGAGGCGCCCGCCTTGTCCAAGGCCGCATCCTGCGGCACGGTCGCGGACAGTGACGGCTAG
- the metF gene encoding methylenetetrahydrofolate reductase [NAD(P)H], whose translation MTSPAISFEFFPPRNLDASFRLWDTARALAPLQPGFVSVTYGAGGTTRKLTHEAVTALSNHYGLNVAAHLTCVDASREETMQIVDDYAAAGVREIVALRGDAPKGQAAWAAHPQGFASSVELIEAIAERGDMTIRVGAYPEPHPDSGGSSAADVEFLKRKIDAGATSAITQFFFDADTFFRFRDACAAAGIDAPILPGILPIQGWAGARKFAASCGTSVPDWAIAAFDAAGKEGEAALARDLCTTLCGKLLQGGVDGLHFYTLNKPDLTLAVCADLGLAKPVMAA comes from the coding sequence ATGACCTCGCCCGCGATCAGTTTCGAGTTCTTCCCCCCGCGCAATCTGGACGCGTCGTTCCGGCTGTGGGACACCGCCCGCGCGCTGGCGCCGCTGCAGCCGGGCTTCGTCTCGGTCACCTATGGCGCCGGCGGCACGACCCGCAAGCTGACGCATGAGGCGGTGACGGCGCTGTCCAACCATTACGGGCTGAACGTGGCGGCGCATCTGACCTGCGTCGATGCCAGCCGCGAAGAGACCATGCAGATCGTCGACGACTACGCCGCCGCCGGCGTGCGCGAGATCGTGGCGCTGCGCGGCGACGCGCCCAAGGGACAGGCGGCATGGGCCGCGCATCCGCAGGGCTTCGCCTCGTCGGTCGAGCTGATCGAGGCGATTGCCGAACGCGGCGACATGACCATCCGCGTCGGCGCCTATCCCGAGCCGCACCCCGATTCGGGCGGGTCGAGCGCGGCGGATGTCGAGTTCCTCAAGCGCAAGATCGACGCGGGCGCGACCTCGGCCATCACCCAGTTCTTCTTCGACGCCGACACCTTCTTCCGCTTTCGCGATGCCTGCGCAGCGGCGGGTATCGACGCACCGATCCTGCCCGGCATCCTGCCCATTCAAGGCTGGGCCGGGGCGCGGAAATTCGCCGCAAGCTGCGGCACCTCGGTCCCCGACTGGGCCATCGCCGCCTTCGACGCGGCCGGAAAAGAGGGCGAGGCCGCGCTGGCCCGCGATCTGTGCACCACGCTTTGCGGCAAGCTGCTGCAAGGCGGCGTGGACGGGCTGCATTTCTATACGCTGAACAAGCCCGACCTGACGCTGGCGGTCTGCGCCGATCTGGGACTGGCCAAGCCGGTGATGGCGGCCTGA